The Rhododendron vialii isolate Sample 1 chromosome 6a, ASM3025357v1 genome includes a window with the following:
- the LOC131328579 gene encoding F-box/kelch-repeat protein At3g06240-like, giving the protein MISTHENCNGLVCLSDDLFGYTDTVILWNPSIRQAFTLPVPRFTCDPLHRHMFAIGFGVDPNTNDHKVVRMNYLHGGEGYMVPLEVEVFSLCSGSWRGIETSSPYCVPERFWSQALINGVVHWVAYHLTKKNGFVAICSLVMSFDMGSEEFGELNLPGSLVNECPEEMSTAVFGGSLTIVWLDGYGCRCSVWVMNEYGVAESWTNQFNIGGLGLALGLRRNGEILLATTRGELVSHNYGTRRHWNIGKCGSKSIHSDSFHVDSYTESLILLTEVNKARERGPRMLRSASWSSEEDLGWKDDAEDTAVEKNEGWMQPGTVQLLIALTLLCWPAFVPPLSENLSRLCYRRLCQDITAAVICTERSCVMEVIASHGSPETMLLPFLLVKHILCFLFFLGNQELVQGKVTLDPSMYGGLRILATTDKLGLRNIRRLQLRLIFSEKLASGFTHGLSA; this is encoded by the exons atgatcaGCACACATGAAAATTGCAACGGTTTGGTGTGTTTGTCTGATGATTTGTTTGGGTACACCGATACTGTAATTCTGTGGAACCCGTCGATTAGGCAGGCCTTTACCCTTCCGGTTCCTCGCTTCACTTGCGATCCCCTTCACCGCCATATGTTTGCTATAGGGTTCGGGGTCGATCCCAATACTAACGATCATAAAGTTGTGAGGATGAATTATCTTCACGGCGGTGAAGGGTACATGGTTCCTCTTGAGGTTGAGGTTTTCTCGCTTTGCTCGGGTAGTTGGAGAGGCATTGAGACCAGCTCTCCATATTGTGTGCCTGAACGATTCTGGTCGCAGGCTTTGATCAATGGGGTGGTTCATTGGGTCGCATATCATTTGACTAAGAAGAATGGTTTTGTAGCTATTTGCAGTTTGGTTATGTCGTTCGATATGGGTAGTGAGGAATTCGGTGAATTGAATCTCCCAGGAAGTTTAGTCAATGAGTGTCCTGAGGAAATGTCTACTGCGGTATTTGGGGGATCGCTTACTATCGTCTGGCTTGATGGGTATGGATGTCGTTGTTCGGTTTGGGTGATGAATGAATATGGCGTTGCGGAGTCTTGGACTAATCAGTTCAATATTGGAGGATTAGGCTTGGCACTGGGTCTTAGGAGAAATGGTGAAATACTATTGGCGACCACAAGAGGAGAGCTAGTCTCGCACAACTATGGGACCAGAAGACATTGGAATATTGGAAAGTGTggttctaagagcatccacagtg aCTCGTTTCATGTGGATAGCTATACGGAGAGCCTCATTTTGCTGACAGAAGTTAACAAAGCACGAGAAAGGGGACCAAGAATGTTACGATCTGCATCTTGGTCGTCCGAAGAGGATTTGGGATGGAAGGACGACGCCGAGGACACTGCAGTTGAAAAGAATGAGGGTTGGATGCAGCCAGGGACCGTTCAGTTGCTTATAGCACTAACCTTGCTTTGTTGGCCAGCT TTTGTTCCCCCTTTGTCAGAAAACCTGTCTCGGCTGTGCTACCGGAGGCTCTGTCAGGACATCACAGCTGCAGTTATTTGTACAGAGCGTAGCTGC GTAATGGAAGTTATAGCATCACATGGGAGTCCTGAAACCATGCTTTTACCCTTCCTCCTTGTCAAACACATTctctgtttccttttctttttgggcAACCAGGAACTTGTCCAAGGCAAGGTCACTTTGGATCCATCCATGTATGGCGGACTCCGAATACTTGCAACTACAGACAAGTTAGGACTTAGGAATATCAG AAGGCTGCAATTGCGTTTGATTTTTTCCGAAAAGCTTGCTTCTGGGTTTACTCATGGATTATCTGCTTAA
- the LOC131330074 gene encoding uncharacterized protein LOC131330074 → MSGGTNNFPVGPTRGNRRPGEGYDARASNATDWNRAHAMFPSPTFRAGQNSRGGFQVPWLLTDDERVMGGAWGLSRFQEPPISPLSLRADEIARNYIHLRPGQYIPESPPRFVAPSLQLPTQQEEESRLSRDEQKKALNKLKKEIYNPTPKRLAKRLSLYYRDSGDATARNSRFDEKGDEEYEEKCAICLDDFEPKQLIFRTPCNHMFHEDCIVPWVKSHGQCPVCRFAICERMRQNLVPPNNNITTAHVPVDLLIELLRWDI, encoded by the exons ATGAGCGGCGGCACCAATAATTTCCCAGTAGGGCCAACACGGGGTAATAGGCGGCCGGGAGAAGGATATGATGCCCGTGCTTCTAATGCCACTGACTGGAACAGAGCACACGCCATGTTTCCCAGCCCCACTTTTCGGGCTGGTCAG AATAGCAGAGGAGGTTTTCAAGTGCCATGGTTGCTTACGGATGATGAGAGAGTAATGGGAGGAGCTTGGGGCTTATCCAG GTTTCAAGAACCACCTATTTCTCCCTTGTCTCTCCGAGCCGATGAGATTGCAAGAAATTACATCCACCTTAGGCCCGGGCAATACATTCCAGAATCTCCCCCAAGGTTCGTAGCACCGAGTTTGCAATTACCAACACAACAGGAAGAGGAGTCAAGATTAAGCCGCGATGAGCAAAAAAAGGCCTTGAACAAGCTAAAGAAAGAAATATACAATCCTACCCCGAAGAGGTTAGCAAAGAGACTGAGCCTGTATTATAGAGACTCTGGCGATGCCACTGCCAGAAATAGTAGATTCGACGAGAAGGGAGACGAGGAATATGAAGAGAAGTGTGCAATTTGCTTAGACGATTTTGAGCCTAAACAGCTGATTTTCCGCACCCCCTGCAACCATATGTTTCATGAAGACTGCATTGTGCCATGGGTTAAGAGCCATGGACAATGTCCAGTTTGTCGGTTTGCAATTTGCGAGCGGATGAGACAGAATTTAGTGCCCCCGAACAACAACATTACAACCGCGCATGTACCTGTTGATCTATTGATTGAGCTTTTGAGGTGGGATATTTAA
- the LOC131328578 gene encoding F-box protein At3g07870-like, which yields MSDYLPQDVLIDILTRLPAESLVRLTPVCKSWHSLITSPKFISHHLHRTASNPDNNRLLVRYRTDIPKQDHYSLVLDGNDSFRQLKTFDYPFDSVGYSVVGSCNGVICLSDDQEYGYMDDMFLWNPSIRKFFAIPTYNVTFE from the coding sequence atgtcGGACTACCTTCCCCAAGACGTGCTGATCGACATCCTCACACGACTACCCGCTGAGTCTCTGGTGCGACTCACTCCCGTGTGCAAGTCATGGCACTCTCTCATCACCAGCCCCAAATTCATCTCTCACCACCTCCATCGAACGGCTTCTAACCCCGACAACAATCGCCTCCTCGTTCGCTACCGCACTGATATACCCAAGCAAGATCACTACTCTCTGGTACTCGACGGTAACGACTCATTCCGTCAACTCAAAACCTTCGATTATCCTTTCGACTCTGTTGGTTACTCTGTCGTTGGTAGCTGTAATGGGGTTATTTGCCTGTCTGATGATCAGGAATATGGTTACATGGACGATATGTTCCTGTGGAATCCCTCTATTAGGAAGTTTTTTGCTATTCCTACATATAATGTCACGTTTGAATAG
- the LOC131330079 gene encoding protein SYM1 — MKDLIGGIGGFWKWPPFDSQRRRRNRRKDRRSKPSDWSDSTGGVTDYQFPLKQALTAGALALAGDTIAQLRQRWVKAQALEDQSPPFRHHDESSRDVTGTLLSDHDFLRALRMASYGFLLYGPGSYAWYQYLDRCMPNQTVENLLLKVLLNQIVLGPMVIAVVFAWNNMWQGKLLELPNKYKNDALPTLFTGFRFWIPVSALNFGVVPLQARVAFMSMGSIFWNFYLSSTMSK; from the exons ATGAAGGATCTGATTGGCGGCATAGGCGGGTTTTGGAAATGGCCGCCATTCGACTCTCAACGTAGACGACGAAATAGGAGAAAAGATAGAAGATCCAAACCCTCTGACTGGTCGGATTCGACGGGAGGAGTAACCGATTACCAGTTTCCCCTAAAGCAAGCGCTGACGGCGGGCGCCCTGGCACTCGCCGGCGACACCATCGCTCAGCTCCGCCAGCGCTGGGTCAAGGCTCAAGCTCTCGAAGATCAGTCTCCACCTTTTCGTCATCACGATGAATCATCCCGG GATGTCACGGGGACCCTCCTTTCAGATCATGATTTTCTGCGAGCCCTCCGGATGGCTTCATATGGGTTTCTTCTTTATGGCCCTGGTTCTTATGCATGGTATCAGTATCTTGATCGTTGCATGCCAAACCAAACTGTAGAGAACCTATTGCTCAAG GTTTTATTAAACCAGATTGTGCTGGGCCCAATGGTAATTGCTGTTGTTTTTGCATGGAATAATATGTGGCAAGGGAAGCTCTTGGAGCTTCCAAATAAGTATAAAAATGATGCCCTTCCCACGTTGTTTACGG GATTTAGGTTCTGGATACCTGTCAGCGCATTGAATTTTGG GGTTGTTCCTCTTCAAGCCCGTGTTGCTTTCATGTCGATGGGCTCTATATTCTGGAACTTCTACTTGTCTTCAACTATGAGCAAGTAA